One window of Mesorhizobium sp. WSM4904 genomic DNA carries:
- a CDS encoding glycosyltransferase, with amino-acid sequence MPHEVRNEPAIAVLLPCYNEELTIGEVVRRFRETLPSASIYVYDNNSKDLTALKARAAGAIVVREPRQGKGNVVRRMFADIEADIYVMADGDGTYAPEDAPQLINVLQTERSDMVVGTRRGVTDDAGRSGHAFGNRIFNRLYKGLFGADFTDIFSGYRVFSRRFVKSFPAVSGGFEIETEMSVHASQLKLPVSEMALDYGRRPEGSSSKLSTFHDGARILWMFAMLMKETQPLRFFGTFALFFLAASIGLMIPVLIEFAETGLVPRMPTWVLSVGMLLLSMLSMVTGLILDSVSRGRAEQKRIFYLSIPSGRGERRAGANGQAPLKGEAGKASRAA; translated from the coding sequence ATGCCGCACGAAGTCCGCAACGAACCGGCGATCGCCGTGCTGCTGCCTTGCTACAATGAGGAGCTGACGATCGGCGAGGTCGTGCGGCGTTTCCGCGAGACCCTGCCGTCAGCGTCGATCTATGTCTACGACAACAATTCCAAGGACCTGACCGCGCTCAAGGCCCGCGCCGCCGGCGCGATCGTCGTGCGCGAACCGCGGCAGGGCAAGGGCAATGTCGTGCGCCGCATGTTCGCCGACATCGAGGCCGACATCTATGTGATGGCCGACGGCGACGGCACCTATGCGCCGGAGGATGCGCCGCAGCTGATCAACGTCCTGCAGACGGAGCGCTCCGACATGGTGGTGGGCACCAGGCGCGGCGTGACCGACGACGCCGGCCGCTCCGGCCACGCCTTCGGCAACCGCATCTTCAACCGGCTCTACAAGGGCCTGTTCGGCGCCGATTTCACCGACATCTTTTCCGGCTACCGGGTCTTTTCGCGGCGCTTCGTCAAGAGCTTCCCGGCGGTTTCCGGCGGCTTCGAGATCGAGACCGAAATGTCGGTCCATGCCTCGCAGCTCAAGCTGCCGGTGAGCGAGATGGCGCTCGACTACGGCCGCCGCCCGGAAGGTTCTTCGTCGAAGCTGTCGACCTTCCACGACGGCGCCAGGATTCTGTGGATGTTCGCCATGCTGATGAAGGAGACGCAGCCGCTGCGCTTCTTCGGCACATTCGCCCTGTTCTTCCTGGCGGCCAGCATCGGCCTGATGATACCGGTGCTGATCGAGTTCGCCGAGACGGGGCTGGTGCCGCGCATGCCGACCTGGGTGCTGTCGGTCGGCATGCTGCTCTTGTCCATGCTGTCGATGGTGACCGGGCTGATCCTCGATTCCGTGTCGCGCGGCCGGGCCGAGCAGAAGCGCATCTTCTATCTTTCGATCCCCTCCGGCCGCGGCGAGCGCCGCGCAGGCGCCAACGGGCAGGCACCGCTTAAGGGTGAGGCAGGCAAGGCCTCGCGGGCGGCCTGA
- a CDS encoding EAL domain-containing protein — protein MQTTFGTGQPGRENTDLAFTDPLTGLGNHRRFFDKVDRLISDRADDPAPFTVGILDLDGFKPINDLFGHKAGDDILIQVAMRLRASMDGYSTVCRIGADEFAFLYPMVFSEEQAAEKSRMLIEILSAPYDVGERTARLSASVGCSLFYSGDETTEILINKAETALYHAKRSGRGRVVVYTREMEEAAKRVTRIEQALRRAVSAGEVEPHFQPIVDLNSRRTIGFETLARWTDRDLGMVPPNVFIPIAEERGIIGPLSQLVLRKATESARSWPKDLFLSFNLSPSQLVDQNTGLHILAILDRTGFDPRRLEIEITETGLMTDPASAEKIVEDLRRVGIRVSLDDFGTGQSSLGRLREFHFDKLKIDRAFVSSILDDRPSEHIIRAILAMCEGLGMDVVAEGIEEEAQADRLVQFGCAGGQGYLFGKPVDADATLGYLRDSYRGALHAKAI, from the coding sequence ATGCAAACGACGTTTGGCACCGGGCAGCCAGGCAGGGAAAACACGGATCTGGCCTTCACCGATCCGCTGACCGGACTTGGCAACCATCGTCGCTTCTTCGACAAGGTCGATCGCCTGATCAGCGACCGCGCCGACGATCCCGCGCCCTTCACGGTCGGCATCCTCGATCTCGACGGTTTCAAGCCGATCAACGACCTGTTCGGCCACAAGGCTGGCGACGACATCCTGATCCAGGTGGCGATGCGCCTGCGCGCCTCGATGGACGGCTATTCCACCGTCTGCCGCATCGGCGCCGACGAGTTCGCCTTCCTCTACCCGATGGTGTTCAGCGAGGAGCAGGCGGCCGAGAAGTCGCGCATGCTGATCGAGATCCTGTCGGCGCCCTATGACGTCGGCGAGCGCACCGCGAGATTGTCGGCCTCGGTCGGCTGCTCGCTGTTCTATTCCGGCGACGAGACCACCGAGATCCTGATCAACAAGGCCGAGACCGCGCTTTACCACGCCAAGCGCTCGGGCCGTGGCCGGGTCGTCGTCTACACCCGCGAGATGGAGGAGGCCGCAAAACGCGTCACCCGCATCGAGCAGGCGCTGCGCCGTGCCGTCTCGGCCGGCGAGGTCGAGCCGCATTTCCAGCCCATCGTCGATCTCAACAGTCGCCGCACCATCGGCTTCGAGACCCTGGCCCGCTGGACCGACCGCGATCTCGGCATGGTGCCGCCGAACGTCTTCATTCCCATCGCCGAGGAGCGCGGCATCATCGGCCCGCTGTCGCAACTGGTGCTGCGCAAGGCGACCGAATCGGCCCGCAGCTGGCCGAAGGACTTGTTCTTGTCCTTCAACCTGTCGCCCTCGCAGCTGGTCGACCAGAACACCGGCCTGCATATCCTCGCCATCCTCGATCGCACCGGCTTCGATCCGCGCCGGCTGGAGATCGAGATCACCGAAACCGGCCTGATGACCGATCCGGCTTCGGCCGAGAAGATCGTCGAGGATCTGCGCCGGGTCGGCATCCGCGTCTCGCTCGACGATTTCGGCACCGGCCAGTCCTCGCTCGGGCGGCTGCGCGAATTCCATTTCGACAAGCTCAAGATCGACCGCGCCTTCGTCTCCTCCATCCTCGACGACCGGCCCTCCGAACACATCATCCGCGCCATCCTCGCCATGTGCGAAGGGCTCGGCATGGATGTCGTGGCCGAAGGGATCGAGGAGGAAGCGCAGGCCGACCGCCTCGTCCAGTTCGGCTGCGCCGGTGGCCAGGGCTACCTGTTCGGCAAGCCGGTCGATGCCGACGCCACGCTCGGCTACCTTCGCGATTCCTACCGCGGCGCGCTGCATGCCAAGGCGATCTGA
- a CDS encoding SDR family oxidoreductase: protein MMPSARFADLDGASVLITGGGSGIGAALTEGFMRQGAKVAFIDIADKSSTTLADRLEKQLGRRPLYLKTDLRDVEALRAAVAKAAKAHGDVTALVNNAALDDRHEVKDVTVEFWDNNLAINLRPHFFTAQAVAPGMKRAGGGSIINFSSTSYLINHPDLPAYTAAKAGILGLTKGLAGKLGADGIRVNAVAPGWVITERQRELWVTEEALAAHVAKQCIKQVMQPDDIVGTVLFLASDASRMLTAQMLIVDGGVL, encoded by the coding sequence ATGATGCCATCGGCGCGTTTCGCCGACCTCGACGGCGCTTCGGTGCTGATCACCGGCGGCGGTTCCGGCATCGGCGCGGCGCTGACCGAGGGCTTCATGCGGCAGGGCGCCAAGGTCGCCTTCATCGACATCGCCGACAAGTCCAGCACGACGCTCGCCGACCGCCTCGAAAAGCAGCTCGGCCGGCGGCCGCTCTACCTCAAGACCGACCTGCGCGACGTCGAGGCGCTGCGCGCCGCGGTGGCCAAGGCGGCAAAGGCGCATGGCGACGTCACGGCGCTCGTCAACAATGCCGCTCTCGATGACCGCCATGAGGTGAAGGACGTCACGGTCGAGTTCTGGGACAACAATCTTGCCATCAACCTGCGGCCGCATTTCTTCACCGCCCAGGCGGTGGCGCCGGGCATGAAGCGCGCCGGCGGCGGCTCGATCATCAACTTCAGCTCCACGTCCTATCTCATCAACCACCCCGACCTGCCGGCCTACACCGCCGCCAAGGCGGGCATACTCGGCCTCACCAAGGGCCTTGCCGGCAAGCTCGGCGCCGACGGCATCCGCGTCAACGCGGTTGCGCCAGGCTGGGTGATCACCGAGCGCCAGCGCGAACTTTGGGTCACCGAGGAGGCGCTTGCCGCCCATGTCGCCAAGCAATGCATCAAGCAAGTCATGCAGCCGGACGACATCGTCGGCACGGTGCTGTTCCTGGCCTCGGATGCCTCGCGCATGCTGACGGCGCAGATGCTGATCGTCGACGGAGGCGTGCTGTGA
- a CDS encoding GtrA family protein, translating to MSAAKDGAATWKFDFMLALLATLAAFAFNAWMGFSALADVDNDNLMRLVEVRDLLNGQGWFDLHQYRMGLEGGFVMHWSRLVDTPIAAIILAASALTGSRPLAEEIAQVLWPTLLFCSALFFTIRAARAFAGRSAVLPSVIVGAAGYQFLGIYSPGALDHHNVQLMLTMASLALLLEAPVHRAAALFSGLCAALTLAVGMETVPYVATIGVCVSLLFVADASGERGIARDFGLGFAGVSSLVFLATVPASAWGEAQCDAFSTVQFVVAAIAGVGLSAIASVEFTARSRWHRLLSLAMLAVAVGLVTLALFPQCLASPYADLDPRLKELWLDHISEAQSLFALIVDTPALVAARYATPLVAIVLMARRFGRGGWRRQDSLVAALLLVAFGVAAWQVRGSTFSIALAVIPLSAWIATWRARAQNNSSLAVAMRLAAVWLVSINPVWMGAAAATSTALEKKAPVADAGDIDRDCGKDASFAALGRMPETAVLAPSDIGSPILAFSGHRVFAGPYHRNVAGNLLVLDAFLGTPDEARKIVEAHRVGLVAICRGSFESVMLVKKAPRGLLSDLLQGSVPDWLEPVAETKASPIEVYRVRRAG from the coding sequence ATGAGCGCAGCCAAGGACGGCGCCGCCACCTGGAAGTTCGATTTCATGCTGGCGTTACTGGCAACGCTGGCTGCCTTCGCGTTCAACGCATGGATGGGCTTCAGCGCGCTGGCCGATGTCGACAACGACAATCTGATGCGGCTGGTCGAGGTTCGCGATCTGCTCAACGGCCAGGGCTGGTTCGACCTGCACCAGTACAGGATGGGCCTCGAGGGCGGCTTCGTCATGCACTGGTCCAGGCTGGTCGACACACCGATCGCCGCCATCATTCTGGCCGCCTCCGCGCTGACCGGCAGCAGGCCTCTCGCGGAGGAGATCGCGCAGGTGCTCTGGCCGACGCTGCTGTTCTGCTCGGCGCTGTTCTTCACCATCCGCGCGGCGCGCGCATTCGCCGGCCGCAGCGCTGTCTTGCCTTCCGTCATCGTCGGCGCTGCCGGCTATCAGTTCCTCGGCATCTATTCGCCGGGCGCGCTCGACCACCATAATGTCCAGCTGATGCTGACCATGGCGAGCCTCGCTTTGCTGCTCGAGGCCCCGGTCCACCGGGCGGCAGCGCTGTTTTCCGGCCTCTGCGCGGCGCTGACGCTCGCCGTCGGCATGGAAACCGTTCCCTATGTCGCCACCATCGGCGTCTGCGTATCGCTGCTTTTCGTCGCCGACGCGAGCGGCGAGCGCGGGATCGCCAGGGATTTCGGTTTAGGCTTCGCCGGCGTATCGAGTCTTGTCTTCCTCGCCACCGTCCCGGCCTCGGCATGGGGCGAGGCGCAATGCGACGCCTTCTCGACCGTGCAGTTCGTTGTCGCCGCCATCGCCGGCGTCGGGCTTTCGGCCATCGCTTCGGTCGAATTCACCGCGCGAAGCCGGTGGCACCGTCTGTTGTCGCTCGCCATGCTGGCCGTGGCCGTCGGCCTGGTCACGCTCGCGCTGTTCCCGCAATGCCTGGCCTCGCCTTATGCCGACCTCGATCCGCGCCTCAAGGAGTTGTGGCTGGACCACATCAGCGAAGCCCAGTCGCTGTTCGCGCTGATTGTCGATACGCCGGCGCTGGTGGCGGCGCGCTACGCGACGCCGCTGGTGGCGATCGTCCTGATGGCGCGGCGTTTCGGTCGCGGCGGTTGGCGCCGTCAGGACAGTCTCGTTGCCGCGCTGCTTCTCGTCGCCTTCGGCGTTGCCGCCTGGCAGGTGCGCGGCTCGACATTCTCGATCGCCCTTGCCGTGATCCCGCTGTCCGCCTGGATCGCGACATGGCGCGCGCGGGCGCAGAACAATTCCTCGCTCGCCGTCGCCATGCGTCTCGCCGCGGTCTGGCTTGTGTCGATCAATCCGGTCTGGATGGGCGCCGCCGCGGCGACCTCGACGGCATTGGAAAAAAAAGCGCCCGTCGCGGACGCCGGCGACATCGACAGGGATTGCGGGAAGGACGCCAGCTTCGCGGCGCTTGGCCGCATGCCCGAAACCGCCGTGCTCGCCCCCTCCGACATCGGGTCGCCGATCCTGGCCTTCTCCGGGCATCGCGTCTTCGCCGGCCCCTATCATCGCAATGTCGCCGGCAATCTTCTGGTGCTGGACGCGTTTCTCGGCACGCCGGACGAGGCGCGCAAGATCGTGGAGGCGCATCGCGTCGGCCTCGTGGCGATCTGCCGCGGCAGCTTCGAAAGCGTGATGCTGGTCAAAAAGGCACCGCGCGGCCTCCTTTCCGACCTGCTTCAAGGCAGCGTTCCGGACTGGCTCGAGCCGGTCGCCGAGACCAAAGCCAGCCCGATCGAAGTCTATCGCGTCAGGCGAGCCGGCTAA
- a CDS encoding GtrA family protein, translating to MGRLTRFVLAGGIGFVADAVALWLLLAVTPLGPLAARVLSIGFALTVTWQFNRHLTFAPSSRGIAQEGVRYGGVGVATSIVNYLVYCAFLFALPALPPLAALAVASIVAMALSFLGYSRLVFDR from the coding sequence ATGGGCCGGCTTACCCGCTTCGTCCTTGCCGGCGGCATCGGCTTCGTCGCCGACGCGGTCGCGCTCTGGCTGCTGCTTGCCGTCACGCCGCTCGGGCCGCTGGCGGCGCGCGTGCTTTCGATCGGCTTTGCGCTCACCGTCACCTGGCAGTTCAACCGGCACCTGACCTTCGCGCCGTCGAGCCGGGGCATCGCGCAGGAGGGCGTGCGCTATGGCGGCGTCGGTGTCGCCACCAGCATCGTCAACTATCTCGTCTATTGCGCCTTCCTGTTCGCGCTGCCGGCCCTGCCGCCGCTAGCGGCGCTGGCGGTCGCCTCGATCGTCGCCATGGCGCTGTCCTTCCTCGGCTATTCCCGACTGGTCTTCGACCGCTGA